CCTCTAAATTCAGAAAAGAACCAATCACCACCTGACTTGCACGTTTTCTGGCCAGATGAAGCGCCTTAGTACCATTGGTGGTCGTCAGGACAATAGTTTTACCCGCAACTTTTTCAGCGGTATAGGAAAACGGGGAATTACCGAAGTCATAGCCTTCAACTACTTCCCCGTTTCGCTCTGCTGCCAGCAAATAATCTTTACCTGCATAACTCATGCATTCTTCTACCTGCGCTACCGGGATAATTGCCTGTGCACCGTTGTCAATTCCATAAACCATGGAAGAGGTTGCTCTTAAAATATCAATGACTACGACAATACTATTTTCAATAGCGTATAAATCAATAAGGGCAGGTGTCAAACAGACTTCTATCTTTCTTTGCATGGTAAAGGAGGGCGGCAGTTTATTTATAAAATGGGAACTTTACTACTTTTGCTTTAATGGAAGTATTACGGATGCTGATATAGATCTCGTTACCTTCTTTAGCATGTTCTTTAGCCACATAACCAATTCCGATTGCTTTTTGCAACGATGGAGACTGTGTACCTGAAGTTACTTTTCCGATTACGTTTCCTTCTACATCAACGATTTCATAGTCATGACGGGGAATACCACGGTCAATCATTTCAAAACCTATCAGGCGACGTTTAACACCAGCTTCTTTCTCTGCAAGTAAAGCTTCAGAGTTGGTGAAGGCTTTAGTGAATTTAGTCACCCATCCTAAACCAGCTTCAATTGGAGAAGTTGTATCATCGATGTCGTTTCCATATAAACAGAAACCCATTTCCAAACGTAAAGTATCACGTGCACCTAAACCAATTGGCTTAATGTTAAAAGCAGCACCGGCTTCAAAAACAGCATTCCAAACAGTCTCTGCATGCTCATTATCGCAATACAACTCAAAACCACCAGCACCTGTATAACCAGTTGCAGAAACAATCACGTTATCTACACCAGCAAACATGCCTTTAGTGAAAGTATAGTATTCCATAGAAGCCAGGTCAATATCAGTTAAGCTTTGTAAAGCTTCTGCTGCTTTAGGCCCCTGAACTGCTAATAAAGAAGTTTTATCAGAGATATTGTGCATTTCTACACCTTGTGTATTGAATTTCTGAATCCAGTTCCAGTCTTTTTCTATGTTCGAGGCGTTAACCACCAGCATATAAGTTTTTTCATCAATTCTGTAGATCAATAAATCGTCTACAATACCGCCATCTTCATTTGGAAGATAAGCATACTGAACTTTACCATCATATAATTTTGAAGCATCATTGCTGCTTACACGTTGAATCAGGTCTAATGCATTTTCACCCTTCAGGATGAATTCACCCATGTGGCTTACGTCAAAAACGCCTACGGCTTTTCTAACTGTAGCATGTTCTGCATTAATGCCTTCGTATTGAACGGGCATATTGTATCCTGCAAATGGAACCATCTTGGCCCCTAATGAAATATGTTTTTCTGTTAACGCGGTATTATTCATGCGATATTGCTCTTAAAATTGAGGGCAAAAGTACATAAAAATTATGCATTTACTAACCGCTGATAGACATTCAGCATCCTTTGTGAAATAGTAGCCAGGTTATGATCTCTTTCGGCTGTTCTGCGGGCATTCTCGCCGATTTCGCGCCACCGGTTCGGATGAGTAATACATTGCAGGATGCAGCGGTAAAACTCATCAGCAGTGTCCGCAATCAGGATATCCTTCCCGTTTTCACAGTTCAGTCCTTCTGCTGCGTAGGTGGTGGCAATAATACATTTCTTCATCGCCATCCCTTCGATAATCTTTACCCGCATCCCGCTACCTGAAAGTAAAGGTACGATCATGATCGCTTTGGAATTCATAAACTCAATAGCGTCGAAAACTTCCCCTTCTACGACCAGGTTATCTGAGTCATACTCATAAAAATGCTGTGGCATACTTTTACCTGCTACATAAAACCGGAGTTCAGAGCTGAGTTTTTCTATATCCGGCCAGATCTCTTCTATAAACCATTCCAGCCCTTCTTTATTGGGCCGCCAGTCCATTGCCCCCAGGTGAAATAAAGTAGGGAAACTCGTTTTGGAAAGGTCAATGGTATATTTCTCAAAATCCAGGGCTACGGGGAATACTTCAATCCCTATTTCGCAGCCAAAAGAAAGAATGCTCTGCCTGTCCGGATTACTGATCGCAAAGATCTGGTGAAAGCGGTTAATTTGTTCGGTCTCATAGATCTTCAGCCTGCGCGCTAAAAACTGAAGGTATTTACGTCTTGGGGTAAACCGTTCGGAGGTTGCCAGGCGTTCCCATACATCAAAGACAATATTGTGTGCCCGGTAAATCAGCTTAGCCTTACTGTAGCTTTTAACCACCTCCAGATAAGGCACGACAAATAACCCCTCGAACTGGATAATATCGAATTCATTTTCCCGGAGGATGTTCTCCAGCAACTTTGCCGCATCATCATCATAAAATCTGGAAACGTTGTAAGACTCGTTGGAGAAGATGTTGAAAAACGCACCCCACAAATTAACTTCTGTATCGAGATCAAAAGAATGAAATTTGATCCGGTCATAAACCGGATCGTAAATATCATCCACATCTACCCGGTGTTTATTGGTGTTGATACTGAACAAAGTAATATCCACCCCCAAATTGAGCAATCCTTTCATCGTATTATAGACTACAATCGGATAACCACTGTTTGGAGGAAACGGGACTCTGTTGCTAAGTATAAGTGTTTTCAATAAGTGAAAATACGAATTATCCCGCGTTATCTATAACGAGAATTCTTTCAGGATCACTTATTGCAAAAGTTTTACGGTGATAAGGAGTTAGTCCGTGCATTAAGGCAGCAGAACGGTGAACTTTAGTCGGATAACCTTTATTTTTCTTCCATTGATAAACAGGAAACTGATCTGCCAGATTATCCATGTATTCGTCCCGGTGTGTTTTTGCCAGGATAGAGGCAGCAGCAATATTTAAATATTTACCATCTCCTTTGATGACACAGCTATGTGCGATACCGGGATAAATTTTAAAACGGTTCCCGTCGATACTTAAAAAACCAGGCTGAACAGTAAGCTTTTCAATTGCCCTGTGCATGGCCAGAAATGAAGCATTCAGGATATTTATTTCGTCAATTTCGTGGTTATCTACAGCGCCGACAGCCCATGCAATTGCTTCTTTTTCTATAATTGCTCTTAAAGCGACGCGCTGTTTATGTGTTAGCTTTTTCGAGTCGTTCAGTTCTCCGGCAACAAAATCCAGTGGTAAAATTACAGCGGCTGCATAAACAGGCCCGGCTAAACAGCCTCTGCCGGCTTCATCGCAACCTGCTTCTAAAAATTCTTGTTGAAAACAGTTTAATAACATCCCGTAAAGTTAAGGGATTTTTTAAACCAGTGTACCTGGAGATTTCACTTTAAAAGCGTCACTTAATCCGATAGCCATCAGATTAAAGGCATAAACGGTAAGCATAATTGCCATTCCGGGTAAAATTGCGAGGTAAGCAGCATCCATTACGATATAACCATAGTTTTCTTTGATCATTCCTCCCCAGCTAGCCATGGGTGGCTGTGCGCCAAAACCTAGAAAACTCAAACCGGTTTCCAGTAAGATCGCTGAAGCAAAATTAGCGGAGGCGATAACCAATACAGGGCCGGCAATGTTGGGTAAAATATGACGGGTAAGGATACGAAAAGTTGGAAAACCCAATGCTCTGGCTGCTTCTACAAACTCGGCTTCTTTCAGCGCCATCACCTGCCCGCGGACTAACCTGGATACATCTACCCACGTAGATAAGCCAACTGCGATAAATATCTGCCAGAAACCCTTTCCTAAAGCAAAAGAAATCGCGATCACCAGTAACAGTGAAGGTAAAGACCAGATGACATTCATCAGCCAGCTGATTACTGAATCTGTCATTCCTCCAAAATAACCTGCCATTGCACCTAAACTTAAACCGATACTCATGGAGATCAGTACGGCCAATAAACCTACCGATAAAGAAACACGGATTCCCAGAATCAGGCGGCTCAGTAAGTCTCTTCCGTAGCCATCAGTACCTAACCAGAAGGTCTGCTGATAAATGTGCTGTTTTAAATAGGACTGATGACTGGCGGGAAGCAGAATACTGCTTTCAGCAGCATCTTCGTCATCACCAATGTATTCTTTGATCCATAAATGATTTCCTGCGATCCTGTAGCCTGTAATCGGGATACTTTTGAATTCAGCTTCCTGCCCGTAAAGCATCTTCTCCAGGAAATTGACTTTCCTGAAATCCGCGTTCTGGCTGATGACCAGAAACTGGAATGACCTTCCCGGTTTTTTATTGCTTAATTGTAAGTGCATGGTATTAGCCATTGGCGTCTGATCTGGCGTAATCAAATAGCCGAGTATACCCATCACCAAAAGCAACAGAATAAATATTAGTCCTCCAACGGCAGGTTTATTTCTTTTAAACCTGCCCCATATTCTTTTTGAGGGGCTAACACTTTGTTCCATTATTTAACCATTCTACCCTTCCAGTTATATTTACCTGAATTACCAGCCACACCAATGTAAATGATATACAAGACATGCAGTACATTCAATACGGGTAATAAAACCATCAGACTTCTTCTTTTAGCGAATTTAGTCACATCCATCAGGAATATAAATTCCACAATTATTTTCAGCAGCAACTGGATCAGTGCAATTTTAAGGAAACCAATAAAGAACAAACCAACCAGCAGGTTTAACAGGATACTGACATTGAAAAACCAGATAAATACACCCAGTACAATGATAGATTTATTTTTATAGCGGGTACTTTTTGAAGCCCAGCGTTTACGTTGCTGTAAAAATTCTCCAAGGTTAGGTTTGGCATGTGTGTAAACCATGGCATCCGGATTTCTAAGAAACCCTATATGATTGTCATAACGGGCAGCAATTTTATGTAAAAGCAACTCATCATCTCCCGAAGCCAGATCATCTATTCCCTGAAAACCACCAACTTCATAAAAAGCTGCTTTTTCATAGGCTAAATTAGCCCCGTTACAGGTAGAAGGTTTTTTATTTCCTATCGTAGAAGCCCCTAAACCAATCAGGTAAAGGAATTCCAATGATTGTGCTCTTTCGAAAAAGCTTTTCTCTTCATCATATGCCACTGGCGATGAAATCATTTTATAACGATTCTGCTCGTAAAAAGCGATGATTGTTTTAAGCCATGCGGTCCCCATCCGGCAATCTGCATCTGTGGTAATGATTAAATCACCGGTAGCCTGACCAATCGCGGTCTGTATCGCTTTTTTCTTATAAGAATTTAAGGCCTGATTTTCTTTCAGAGAGATCAGTTTTACGCCCGATGCAGCATATGATCTGACAATTTCTGCTGTATTGTCTGTCGAGTGATCATCAATAAAGATGATTTCTGTCAATGCTTTATTGTAATCCTGTGCGAGCAGGGATTCTATAGTGCGGTGAATATTATCAGCTTCATTACGGGCGGCAACAATAATAGAAACAGAAGTAGTGCCCGTAGTTTGCTTATACCTGAAAGGGATCAATTTATGCCAGCCACGGATAAATCCGGCAACAACGAGAAGATAAATGAGGGTTAAAAATGCGGATAGGTAACTAACGACGATTAAGACTTCCAAAAAAATTTAATTTAAAAACAAAATATGAACCTAATATAGCAGGAATAATAATATTAATGAGCCAGATGCTTGCAGTACATGCAATCACAGCGACATCCTGTTTGGTTACAAAGCTAAAAAAATAAGACGCAGTTGCGCTTCTTATCCCAATATCAAATAAATCCAGAGAGGGCAGCGTAGATTGTACAAAAAACAGGATACAAACCATCATCAGGATGTCCAGATAATGAATATCAGCAATCAGCCAGTAAAACATAATAAAGTATTGCGTGCTAAACACTATGTAACGCGCAAGGCAGAACATCAGTATCTGAAAAAGTTCTTTCTTATGGTAACGTCCAAGAATACTGTAGAATTTTTTATATTTTCTGGTAAAACGCATGGAAAGCAATAAGCCATTTAACCAGCGGATATTAAAGAAAAATGTTAAGAAAAACAGGCAGAACATAGCTGCAAGTACTATAATCGCATAATTGAGCCGATAATCGAGATGCAGGAAACGCAGCAGAAAAACACTCAGCGCAATTGCCCCGAAAATATTTGTCAGTACCATCTGGCCAATATTCCCTACCGCCATCGCTACAACGCCAATAATCCTGCGTTTAGGAGAAAGGAAAAACACCCTGCCACCATATTCGCCCAACCTGTTCGGCGTAAAGATCGCCAGTGTTAAACCACAGAATACAGATTCTATGGATTGCCATAAACTCAGCTTTTCTATTTTTCGCAACAGCCTTTTCCATTTGAGGGCTTCCAGTCCCCAGTTCACCAGCATTAATAACAATACCAGTGAAATTACGGCAATGATTTCGGTACGCGGGATGGTAGAGATGATCCCCCTGAAACTTTCAAGGTTAGCATTTGAAGTGAGTTTATGATAGATGAACCAGAATGCGAAAGCAACGATAGTTACTTTTATAGCATAGGAAAATATACGTTTATAGTCAGATCTCAAATTATCGTTTCTTTTATATTGTGCAAATATGCTTAATATTGTTCTATGTTGGCTGAAAAAAAGGAGCGGGTAATCATGGGTATCGACCCTGGAACCGCAGTGATGGGTTACGGTGTAATCCTGGAGAAAGGGAGTAAGATAGAACTGATAGCGATGGGCATCGTAAAGATGAATCATCTGGATGATCATTTTCTGAAATTACAACGTATTTTCGCCAAAACGGTAGGTTTGGTAGAGCAGTATAAACCAGATGTCATGGCACTGGAAGCTCCGTTTTATGGAAAGAATATACAAGTTATGCTTAAACTGGGCAGAGCACAGGGAATTTGTATGGCAGCAGCATTATCCAGAGATGTACCGATCACAGAATATGCGCCAAGAAAAATCAAACAAGCAATTACAGGGAACGGAAGCGCAGGAAAAGAGCAGGTTGCAGCTATGTTGCAGCAGTTACTGAAGTTCAGAGAAACTCCTGAATTTCTGGATGCCACTGATGGACTGGCTGTTGCAGTATGCCATTCTTTCCAGCGGGTACCCACAGGTGGCAGCGGTAAATCTTATTCCGGATGGGATGCTTTTGCAAAAGACAATCAGAAAAGAGTGAAATAGTAGTACATTTGAATTTAATCAATTTCAATTTTGGATAATAACATATCAAAACTAACCTTATTTAATCCCAGCAAATTACGGACGTTATTGTCACTGGGATTTAAGGGATATTTAGCAGATCAGGGCTGGTTTAAGGCCCGTGAAACGAAATCAGCAGTAGATCAGAATGGAGAAGCTATTCCTTGGGTAACTTATGCTTTTATTGATTTTATTAAAGACAGGATCACTAAACAGCATGACATTTTTGAATTCGGCTGCGGAAATTCTACGATCTTTTACGCAAAAAATGCCAATTCTGTAACCGCCGTGGAACATGATAAAGCATGGTATGAAAGAAATGCAGCGATCAAAATCCCGAATGTAGAAATGATTTATTGCGAGCTGGTTCGTGGAGGTGCTTATTCTAAAAGTGCAGTAACGACTGGTAAAAAGTTTAACATTATTATTGTAGACGGCAGAGACCGCGTTAACTGCTGCAAAGAATCGGTATTATCTTTAACAGAGGATGGAGTAATTGTACTGGACAATTCAGAACGTCCGGATTATGCAGAGGCCTTTACTTTTTTCAAAGCAAAGGGATTTAAACACCTTCCTTTTACAGGTATGAGCCCCGGAGTAACAACTTCAAACTGTACTTCGGTATTTTATAAGAGCAATAACTGTTTAGGGATATAATCAGAAAACCTTAAGCATAAAAAAGCCTTCTGTAAGTTATTTACAGAAGGCTTTTTTATTTATATTTTCCGGGATTATGAACCTAGTATTTTGAATACTGCTTTACAGCAAATAAATGCACCAAGGAATAATACGATCCATGATACCAGAGATAAAGTAGTTGAGTCAAATGCGAAACGCAAATAAACTCCTAACATGCTCACAACGATACCCGCAACCAATAATTTATATATTGATGTTTGATTTGCATTTTGCATGCTTTTAGTATTGTGTTTTGGCGTTTGCTCCATTTTTTTATTTTTTAATTCTGCTGCAAAATTAATATTATTCCAGCAAAAAAAGCATGTTCAACTAAGAATTTATTGAATAATGTTCCTAATAGCTTTTTAAGCCCTCGATTCTTTGCTTTGATCTTTCTGTTTCGCTCAAATGACCACCTTTATATAATAGTTTTTCCCAATCGCCATACATTGGATTAGGCAATACAATGAAGTGATTCCCAAATTCTTGCTGCGCTCTATCGACTTCCTCTTTCGTATTCTTTCCTTCTCTGTAAAAGACATTGGAAAAGTCACTCAGGTTATCTCCGCAAAGCAGCAATATATTGTATTTTCCAAGCACCTGCTGTCTGCGTGCTTCCTTATCAGAAGTTCCTTGTTTAACCATCAAATGCGCCTCGTCAGCGTAAGGAAATCCTAAGCGCTGTAAGTTAGTCAGCGTAGCTTTATAATCCACCTGATCGCGGTTGGTGATGTAAAATGTTTCTACTTTTTGAGTCTGTGCATATTTTAAAAATCCCAATGCTCCAGGTACCGTATCAGCCGCTGCTTTAGCTGTCCATTCCGACCAGTCTTTAGCTGCATAACTTAATCCTTTTTGAATTTCATGTCCCTGAAAAGTAGAATTGTCCAAAACAGTTTCATCTATATCCACCACCACACAACTTGGTTTGGTTGTATCCACATCTTTTAAGCGCTCCTGCAAAGAAAGTTTAGCAAAATTATATGCCTGAAAAGACAGTGCTCTGTACTCTCCTGAATGTTGTTGCCAGGCTACAGCAATGGTATAGTCTTTTGCCGCCTCAGCAGCTGGATTGGTTTGCGCCATTAAACCTAATGGAAGCAATAAAGCTAAGGCAACCGGAAAAGAAATCTTGATCATGATAGAAATGTTTCCGCAAAACTAATTATTCAGAACCCGCAAAAAGTTATTTATATGTAAAAAGGCCGTTATCTAATGACAACGGCCTTTTTATTATAGTTTTTAACGTGAGTATTATCCGTTCAATGCAGCAGCACCACTTACAATCTCTGTAAGCTCTGTAGTAATTGCAGCCTGACGTGCCTGGTTGTATGAAAGTTTTAAAGCTTTCAACAGGTCACCCGCGTTTTCTGTTGCTTTATCCATTGAAGTCATCCTTGCTCCGTGTTCTGAAGCATGAGAATCCAATACCGCTTTGAATAACTGAATCTTAATCGACTTAGGAATTAATTCTTTAACGATTTCCTCTTTTGAAGGCTCAAGAATATAATCTACCTGGTGCTGATGAGTTTCTTCTGCTTTTTCGTTTTGTGGTAAAGGCAATAACTGTTCAGTAGTCAAAATCTGTACAGCAGCATTTTTGAAACGGTTATAAACTAATTCTACTTTATCATAATCACCGTTTTTAAAGCCGGCCATAATTGAATCAGTAATTTTAGTTACGTTTTCAAACGTTAATGCAGTATAAACCTCGTTATTGTTTCCAATAACATTGTAGTTTCTCTTTTCGTAGAAATCCTGAGATTTTTTTCCAATAGCTAAAATACTTACATTTCCATTTTTGTACTGCTCACTGTATTTCTCAGCGATCAGGTTGTTAGTAGCCTTGATTACATTCATGTTGAATGCACCAGCTAAACCACGGTTTGAAGATACCACTACGATTAATACTTTATTAGGCTCGCGTTCCTCAGTATATGGTGATGAAGATCCTTCCAGGTTGGCAGAAAGATTCCCTAAGATCTCTTTTAGCTTCGTAGCATACGGACGTAACTGTATAATAGCATTAGTTGCACGCTTCAGCTTAGCTGCCGAAACCATTTTCATGGCTTTGGTGATCTGCTGCGTAGACTGCACTGATGATATACGAATTCTTACTTCTTTTAAATTAGCCATTCTTTTTTAATCTTCTTTAAGCCTGTTTAAAAATTAAACAGGCTCTTTTATTTTATTTAGTATTTACCTGCTAATTCTTTAGCTACAGTTTCCAATACAGATGTAATTGCATCATCCAGTTTACCAGCTTTTAAAGCAGCTAATGTTTGTGGGTGACGTAATTCCAATTGTTGTAAATATTCAGCTTCAAATGCTCTGATTTTATTTACAGGAACTGAACGCATCAGGTTTTTAGTACCAATATAAATGATCGCAACTTGTTTCTCAACAGTCATTGGAGAGAACTGACCTTGCTTTAATATCTCAACGTTTCTTGAACCTTTATCCAGTACAGATTTTGTTGCTGCATCTAAATCAGATCCGAATTTAGAGAAGGCCTCTAATTCACGGTATTGAGCCTGGTCTAATTTCAAAGTACCAGCTACCTTTTTCATTGATTTAATTTGTGCGTTACCACCAACACGTGATACCGAGATACCTACGTTGATTGCCGGACGTACACCTGCGTTAAACAAGTTAGATTCTAAGAAGATCTGTCCGTCAGTAATCGAAATTACGTTTGTTGGAATATAAGCAGAAACGTCACCAGCCTGAGTTTCGATAATAGGTAAAGCAGTTAATGAACCACCACCTTTAACGATACCTTTCAGAGATTCAGGTAAATCATTCATCGCTTGTGCGATCTCATCGTTAGAGTTGATTTTAGCAGCACGTTCTAATAAACGACTGTGCAGGTAAAACACGTCTCCAGGATAAGCCTCACGTCCCGGTGGACGACGAAGTAATAAAGATACCTCACGGTAAGCTACTGCCTGTTTAGATAAATCATCATAAACAATCAGTGCCGGACGACCTGTATCACGGAAGTACTCACCAATTGCTGCACCAGAGAACGGAGCATAAAACTGCAATGGAGCAGGATCAGCAGCCGAAGCAGAAACAACAACTGTATAAGCCATTGCACCATTTTCTTCAAGCGTACGCACAACGTTTGCTACAGTACTTGCTTTCTGACCACAAGCAACATATATACATAAAACAGGGTTACCTGCTTCATAAAATTCTTTTTGATTGATGATAGTATCAATACAAACAGCACTCTTACCTGTCTGACGGTCACCAATAACCAGCTCACGCTGACCACGGCCGATAGGAATCATCGCATCAATAGCTTTGATACCTGTTTGAAGAGGCTCATTAACTGGCTGACGGTAGATTACACCAGGAGCTTTACGTTCGATTGGCATTTCGTAAGTCTGACCAATGATTGGTCCCTTACCGTCGATAGGTTCACCTAATGTATTAACTACACGGCCCAACATACCTTCACCAACTTTAATAGAGGCAATTTTTTTAGTACGTTTAATTGTATCGCCTTCTTTGATCGTGCTCGATGGGCCTAATAAAACCACACCAACATTATCTTCTTCAAGGTTCAAAACAATACCCTGCAAGCCTGTTTCAAATTCAACTAGCTCACCTGATTGAACTTTAGTCAAACCATAAACACGGGCAATACCATCACCCACTTGTAATACGGTACCAACTTCTTCAAGTTCGGCTTCTGATTTAAAGCCCGACAATTGTTGCCTGATAATTGCCGATACTTCGTCTGGTCTTACCTCTACCATAATTTTATATTATTTCTTTTGTAATTCTGTATATTGTTATCGGACTAAACCACGCCGTGGGCCAATTCCTTTTTTAATTTGTTTAGACTACCAGCAATACTGGCATCAAATTGTTTGTCACCAACTTTAAGAATAAAACCACCGATTAATTTATCGCTGATCTTTTCTTTGATGATAACCTGATTTGCGCCAATCTCTCTTTTAACAACGCTGATAATCTCTGCTTTATTCGCATCAGTCAATGCTATAGCTGATAATACTTCGGCAGTTACAATACCTTTGATAGTATTATATTGTCTGACAAATGCTTTCGTAGTATCAAATAAAATAGCAGCACGACCTTTACTGACAAGCAATTTCAGATAAGATATAGTAATCGCGTGAACGCTCTTACTGAAGATCCCTTCCAAAATAGAATATTTTTTATCCAGAGGAATCACAGGATTCTGAAGAATAGCCTCTAGCTCACTGTTTTGATCAATAACCTGCTCAATAAGAACCATATCATTCTTCATCTCTTCCAAAGCATTTTGCTCTGTAGAAAGATCAATTAATGATTTGGCGTATCTTGATGCTGCTTTATTTTCTGACATGTTATTTTAATTTGTTGGCAAGGAATTAGTTCAATTCAATATCTTTCAATAAATCAGCAACGAAATCCTGTTGCTTAGCTTTATCAGCTAACTGATTGCGCAATACGCGTTCAGCAATATCAATTGATAATGATGAAACCTGATCTTTCAATTCAGCTAAAGCAGCTTTCTTTTGATTTTCAATTTCAATTCTTGCTTTTTCAATTAATTTAGCGCCTTCAGTCTGTGCTGAATGTTTCGCTTCATTAACG
The DNA window shown above is from Pedobacter cryoconitis and carries:
- a CDS encoding 5'-nucleotidase, lipoprotein e(P4) family, whose translation is MIKISFPVALALLLPLGLMAQTNPAAEAAKDYTIAVAWQQHSGEYRALSFQAYNFAKLSLQERLKDVDTTKPSCVVVDIDETVLDNSTFQGHEIQKGLSYAAKDWSEWTAKAAADTVPGALGFLKYAQTQKVETFYITNRDQVDYKATLTNLQRLGFPYADEAHLMVKQGTSDKEARRQQVLGKYNILLLCGDNLSDFSNVFYREGKNTKEEVDRAQQEFGNHFIVLPNPMYGDWEKLLYKGGHLSETERSKQRIEGLKSY
- the atpG gene encoding ATP synthase F1 subunit gamma, which gives rise to MANLKEVRIRISSVQSTQQITKAMKMVSAAKLKRATNAIIQLRPYATKLKEILGNLSANLEGSSSPYTEEREPNKVLIVVVSSNRGLAGAFNMNVIKATNNLIAEKYSEQYKNGNVSILAIGKKSQDFYEKRNYNVIGNNNEVYTALTFENVTKITDSIMAGFKNGDYDKVELVYNRFKNAAVQILTTEQLLPLPQNEKAEETHQHQVDYILEPSKEEIVKELIPKSIKIQLFKAVLDSHASEHGARMTSMDKATENAGDLLKALKLSYNQARQAAITTELTEIVSGAAALNG
- the atpA gene encoding F0F1 ATP synthase subunit alpha; translated protein: MVEVRPDEVSAIIRQQLSGFKSEAELEEVGTVLQVGDGIARVYGLTKVQSGELVEFETGLQGIVLNLEEDNVGVVLLGPSSTIKEGDTIKRTKKIASIKVGEGMLGRVVNTLGEPIDGKGPIIGQTYEMPIERKAPGVIYRQPVNEPLQTGIKAIDAMIPIGRGQRELVIGDRQTGKSAVCIDTIINQKEFYEAGNPVLCIYVACGQKASTVANVVRTLEENGAMAYTVVVSASAADPAPLQFYAPFSGAAIGEYFRDTGRPALIVYDDLSKQAVAYREVSLLLRRPPGREAYPGDVFYLHSRLLERAAKINSNDEIAQAMNDLPESLKGIVKGGGSLTALPIIETQAGDVSAYIPTNVISITDGQIFLESNLFNAGVRPAINVGISVSRVGGNAQIKSMKKVAGTLKLDQAQYRELEAFSKFGSDLDAATKSVLDKGSRNVEILKQGQFSPMTVEKQVAIIYIGTKNLMRSVPVNKIRAFEAEYLQQLELRHPQTLAALKAGKLDDAITSVLETVAKELAGKY
- the atpH gene encoding ATP synthase F1 subunit delta; translation: MSENKAASRYAKSLIDLSTEQNALEEMKNDMVLIEQVIDQNSELEAILQNPVIPLDKKYSILEGIFSKSVHAITISYLKLLVSKGRAAILFDTTKAFVRQYNTIKGIVTAEVLSAIALTDANKAEIISVVKREIGANQVIIKEKISDKLIGGFILKVGDKQFDASIAGSLNKLKKELAHGVV